The window CCGATCACCGTCACTGACGAACCCGTTGAACGAGTGCCTTATCGCCCGGCACCGAATCATCCTTGGCGGCGTTCGCCGATTGGTCGCGCTCGCTTCCTACCTGCTAGTGTTGTTAGCCAACCAAAACTTTGACGGGCACTCTTAAAGCAAAACCGGACGCTCGACAAGCGCCCGGCTGTTCATTGCTTCGTTTGGCCTCACTCCTTCGTCGCCGCCTTCAACGCCTCCAGCAACAGGGCCTCGTCCACCTCAACGCCAAAGGCAACCTCGCCCAGGCGTTTGGGTAAAGCAAACTTGAGCGCCCCGCCCGCCTTCTTCTTGTCGTTGCTCATCGCGGCCCGGGTCGAGGCCGGATCAAGGCCGGGAGCGCGAGTCGGCAGACCGGCGTGTTTGAGGGTGTTGGCGACTCGCTCGGCCAGTCCGCGCTCGGCCAGCCCCATCTGCTCCGCGATCCAAGTTTCAGCCGCCAGCCCGATGGCGACCGCCTCGCCGTGCCTCAGCCGGTAGCCCGACGCCGACTCCACTCCGTGGCCGATGGTGTGGCCCAGATTCAGTTTGGCCCGCTCGCCCTTCTCAAACGGGTCGGCTTCCACGACTCGAACCTTTACCTCAATCGCTCGCCGGAGTTGAGCAAGATTGCCAAAAGCGGTTGAGGCCTCAAGCGATTCAAACAGCGCCGGGTCGCCGATGATTCCGTGCTTGATCACTTCGGCCAGGCCGGAGATGCGTTCGGCTTCGGGTAAAGTGTTGAGAGCCAGTGGATCAGTGATGACGAGCGACGGCGGATGAAAGGCCCCGACCAGATTCTTGCCTTGCGGCAGATCGACTCCGGTTTTGCCGCCGAGGCTGGCGTCCACCATCGCCAGCAAAGTCGTCGGCGCGTTCACCCAGCGCAGGCCGCGCATGAAGGTGGCGGCGGCGAATCCGGCCATGTCGCCAAGCACCCCGCCGCCCACGGCCACGACGGTTCCACTCCGGTCGAGGCCGCCCTCCAAAAACGAGTCATAGAGTTGGCGAACCGTGTCGAGGGTTTTGTGTTGTTCGCCGGCGGGCAAAGTGGTAAAAGGTAATTGGCCGCTTCGCGTGGTTATTGGCAGGTGGCGGGCAATGTTTTCGTCGGTGACGAGGAGGGTCGGGCCGGTGAGGCCGTGTTCTTCGAGAATGGCCGGGAGCGATTCGAGCAGACCATAGCCGAGCAGAATTTTGTGTTCCAGGCCAGGGGCGTTGACTTGAAGCGTCTGCGGCGCGATCAGCGCCACGATGTCCTCGGCGGCCTGGGCCACGCTCTTGCCGGTCGTGTCGTACTGCGTCGGGAAGGAGTCGTACAGCAGGCGGCGCGACTTGAGCAGGGCGGCCAGTTGTTCCGCCGGGTTGTCGCCGTTCAGCAAAGGGCGGGTGGTGCTGGCGGTTCGCACCAGCAGTTCGTTCGGCTCGGCCCGCAGGCAGATCACCGGGCCACTGCGCTCAAGCGCGGCGCGGTTGTTCGGGTTGAGCAGAGCGCCGCCGCCGACGGCGATGATCATGTTCGTCCGCGCGGCCAGTTCGGCGCACACCGCCGACTCGAGGCGGCGAAATTCAGCCTCGCCCAACTGCAAAAAAATTTGGGGGATGTTTCTCCCGGCCCGCTTCTCAATCAACTGGTCGCTGTCAACAAAATAGCGATCGAGCCGCGCCGCCAGTTCTTTGCCAACGGTGCTCTTGCCGGCGCCGGGCGGGCCGTAGAGGATGATATTCACAGGCTACATTATAGGCGGTTTGGCGGAGAGCTACGGCACGCGAAAACTGCGCCCGACCGACCAGCCGC of the Chloroflexota bacterium genome contains:
- the aroB gene encoding 3-dehydroquinate synthase, which translates into the protein MNIILYGPPGAGKSTVGKELAARLDRYFVDSDQLIEKRAGRNIPQIFLQLGEAEFRRLESAVCAELAARTNMIIAVGGGALLNPNNRAALERSGPVICLRAEPNELLVRTASTTRPLLNGDNPAEQLAALLKSRRLLYDSFPTQYDTTGKSVAQAAEDIVALIAPQTLQVNAPGLEHKILLGYGLLESLPAILEEHGLTGPTLLVTDENIARHLPITTRSGQLPFTTLPAGEQHKTLDTVRQLYDSFLEGGLDRSGTVVAVGGGVLGDMAGFAAATFMRGLRWVNAPTTLLAMVDASLGGKTGVDLPQGKNLVGAFHPPSLVITDPLALNTLPEAERISGLAEVIKHGIIGDPALFESLEASTAFGNLAQLRRAIEVKVRVVEADPFEKGERAKLNLGHTIGHGVESASGYRLRHGEAVAIGLAAETWIAEQMGLAERGLAERVANTLKHAGLPTRAPGLDPASTRAAMSNDKKKAGGALKFALPKRLGEVAFGVEVDEALLLEALKAATKE